The Erythrobacter aurantius genome includes a window with the following:
- the argF gene encoding ornithine carbamoyltransferase, whose translation MSQSTGPFHFLDLEDAGADAIAAMIADAIDRKAARSDWPKGHPDADFPLAGRVLALVFEKNSTRTRVSFDVAMRQLGGSVLILDSGSSQLGRGETIADTARVLSRMADAIMLRTDDHAKIEEMARFASVPVINGLTDQSHPCQIVADLLTIVEKGKSLPGLELAWFGDGNNVLHSILEAAGLFKFNVRVATPPGFEPSTEFVDKARAGGASVTLTHDARAAATGADVVVTDTWISMGQVDADEKRTAMTPYQVTSEIMALAKPDSIFLHCLPAHVGEEVTETVFEGSHSVVFDEAENRIHAQKSVLLWSFGLLC comes from the coding sequence ATGTCCCAGTCGACTGGACCTTTTCATTTCCTTGATCTCGAGGATGCGGGAGCGGACGCAATTGCGGCCATGATTGCTGATGCGATCGATCGCAAGGCTGCTCGGAGTGACTGGCCCAAGGGGCATCCGGATGCTGATTTTCCTTTGGCAGGCCGGGTTCTGGCACTGGTTTTCGAGAAGAATTCGACCAGAACACGGGTCAGCTTTGATGTAGCTATGAGGCAGCTTGGAGGCAGCGTTCTCATTTTAGATTCCGGGTCCAGTCAGCTTGGGCGTGGGGAAACGATCGCCGACACGGCTCGGGTACTTAGCCGAATGGCAGATGCCATCATGTTGCGAACCGATGATCACGCCAAGATCGAGGAAATGGCACGCTTTGCCAGTGTGCCGGTGATTAACGGCCTGACCGATCAGTCGCACCCCTGCCAGATCGTTGCAGACCTACTAACCATCGTTGAGAAAGGTAAGTCCTTGCCAGGCCTCGAGCTTGCGTGGTTTGGTGATGGGAACAATGTCCTCCACTCGATTCTTGAAGCTGCTGGCTTGTTCAAGTTCAACGTTCGGGTCGCTACACCTCCGGGCTTCGAACCCTCTACTGAGTTCGTAGATAAGGCTCGCGCTGGAGGCGCATCGGTGACTTTGACGCATGATGCCCGAGCGGCTGCGACTGGCGCTGATGTAGTAGTCACCGACACCTGGATATCCATGGGACAGGTGGACGCCGACGAAAAGCGAACAGCCATGACTCCCTATCAAGTGACTTCAGAGATCATGGCGCTTGCCAAACCGGACTCGATTTTTTTGCATTGTCTGCCGGCTCATGTGGGTGAGGAAGTGACCGAGACTGTTTTCGAAGGCTCGCACTCGGTCGTGTTCGATGAGGCTGAAAACCGGATCCATGCCCAAAAGTCAGTGCTGCTTTGGAGTTTCGGTCTCTTGTGCTGA
- a CDS encoding aspartate aminotransferase family protein: MSISPLMPVYPRCGVRPVRGEHCHLIDEDGTRYLDFASGIAVNLLGHSHPGLIEAIQRQAETLMHVSNLYGSPQGERLAQQLVDATFADTVFFTNSGAEAVEGAIKTARAYHQNAGDQGDANRFELITFSNAFHGRTMATISASNQTKMHQGFAPLLEGFKYAEFDDLDAAKALIGPNTAGFLVEPIQGEGGIRPASDSFMKGLRAICDEHDLMLVLDEVQCGVARTGKMYAYEHYGIEPDILATAKGLGGGFPLGAVIATEKAARGMTFGTHGSTYGGNPLAMAAGSAVLDAVANEEFLAEVTEKGERLRSRLEQFIGNYPDLFELVRGKGLMLGLKMKVESRPFFVHLRDNHQLLTVAAGDNTLRIIPPLVIGDVEIEEFFEKLSAGAASFTIPESA, translated from the coding sequence ATGTCGATCAGCCCGCTTATGCCAGTTTACCCCCGTTGCGGTGTGCGCCCAGTGCGCGGAGAGCACTGCCACCTGATTGACGAGGACGGAACGCGCTATCTTGATTTTGCAAGCGGTATTGCGGTGAATCTTCTCGGCCATTCGCATCCGGGCCTGATTGAAGCGATCCAGCGCCAAGCCGAAACCCTGATGCACGTTTCAAATCTCTACGGCAGTCCGCAGGGAGAACGTCTGGCACAGCAGCTTGTTGATGCGACTTTCGCGGATACGGTGTTCTTCACGAATTCGGGCGCGGAAGCTGTCGAGGGGGCGATCAAGACCGCGCGTGCCTATCACCAGAATGCGGGTGATCAAGGGGATGCCAATCGGTTTGAATTGATCACATTTTCCAATGCCTTTCATGGGCGTACGATGGCGACGATCAGCGCCTCTAATCAGACCAAGATGCACCAAGGTTTTGCTCCGTTGCTCGAGGGTTTCAAATATGCGGAGTTCGACGATCTGGACGCTGCGAAAGCTTTGATTGGTCCGAATACCGCTGGCTTTCTGGTTGAGCCGATCCAGGGTGAAGGTGGAATTCGCCCTGCGTCCGATTCCTTCATGAAGGGTCTGCGGGCGATTTGCGACGAGCACGATCTGATGCTGGTGCTCGATGAGGTGCAATGCGGCGTTGCGCGTACGGGCAAAATGTACGCCTATGAGCATTATGGCATTGAACCGGATATCCTCGCGACGGCCAAAGGGCTCGGGGGTGGATTTCCATTGGGTGCCGTGATCGCAACGGAGAAGGCCGCACGCGGCATGACTTTCGGCACGCACGGTTCAACATACGGCGGCAATCCTCTCGCGATGGCGGCAGGAAGCGCGGTGCTCGATGCCGTCGCGAATGAGGAATTTCTGGCGGAGGTCACCGAGAAGGGGGAACGCCTTCGCTCCCGGCTTGAACAATTCATTGGAAATTACCCCGACCTGTTTGAACTTGTTCGGGGCAAAGGGCTGATGCTTGGGCTCAAGATGAAGGTCGAAAGCCGGCCGTTCTTCGTCCACTTGCGCGACAATCATCAACTCTTGACTGTCGCCGCTGGCGACAACACGCTGCGGATTATCCCACCACTGGTTATCGGTGATGTCGAGATCGAGGAATTCTTTGAGAAGCTGTCAGCTGGAGCTGCAAGCTTTACGATCCCCGAGTCCGCATGA
- a CDS encoding cold-shock protein produces MGYDRGRRRGRDKRDGFGEDGFDPFGGNDGFPPPSDYGNDRGGDRFGGGDRFGGGDRHGGGDRFGGGAPRGGGGGRGGGGGGGFNRMPAQVVGTGKGTVKFFNGQKGFGFIAQEGGGEDVFVHISAVERAGLEGLAEGQELEFNLVDRGGKISAQDLQVVGDVIAAPQAASPPKRELTGEKATGTVKFFNSMKGFGFLVRDDGQPDAFVHISAVERSGLSELNEGERYEFDLEVDRRGKYSAVNLVPVQS; encoded by the coding sequence ATGGGTTACGACAGGGGACGTCGGCGCGGTCGGGACAAGCGCGACGGTTTCGGCGAGGACGGTTTCGATCCTTTTGGCGGGAATGACGGGTTTCCGCCTCCGAGTGATTACGGCAATGATCGTGGTGGTGACCGATTCGGCGGCGGCGATCGCTTCGGTGGTGGTGATCGCCACGGCGGCGGCGACCGCTTTGGCGGCGGTGCTCCCCGCGGTGGCGGTGGTGGTCGCGGCGGCGGCGGTGGCGGCGGTTTCAACCGCATGCCTGCTCAGGTCGTTGGCACCGGCAAAGGCACGGTTAAATTCTTCAACGGCCAGAAAGGCTTTGGCTTCATCGCTCAAGAGGGTGGAGGAGAAGATGTTTTCGTCCATATCAGCGCAGTCGAACGTGCCGGCCTCGAAGGCTTGGCTGAAGGGCAGGAACTCGAATTCAACCTTGTGGATCGTGGCGGCAAAATCTCTGCACAGGATCTTCAGGTCGTGGGCGATGTGATTGCGGCGCCGCAAGCAGCGAGCCCGCCCAAGCGCGAACTGACCGGCGAAAAAGCTACTGGTACGGTCAAATTCTTCAATTCGATGAAGGGTTTCGGGTTTCTGGTTCGTGATGACGGCCAGCCGGATGCCTTCGTGCACATTAGTGCAGTCGAGCGTTCTGGCCTTTCGGAACTCAATGAGGGCGAGCGTTACGAGTTCGACCTCGAAGTTGATCGACGAGGAAAGTATTCGGCCGTCAATCTGGTGCCTGTCCAAAGCTGA